In the Juglans microcarpa x Juglans regia isolate MS1-56 chromosome 6D, Jm3101_v1.0, whole genome shotgun sequence genome, one interval contains:
- the LOC121234803 gene encoding hexosyltransferase GAUT11, whose protein sequence is MRRRPAEYRRPVRRRFSFWIWALLGLFAIAGLVLFVVHHNQREDLVEKPALERNARIEQAAHKDWNFTEQVLSATSFSRQLAEQMTLAKAYVIIAKEHNNLHLAWELSSKIRSCQLLLSKAAMRGAPITLEEAEPIIKSLSSLIFKAQDAHYDIATTIMTMKSHIQALEERANAATVQSTVFGQLASEAIPKSLHCVNVKLIADWLKKQSLQELADDKRNSPRLTDNNLYHFCIFSDNVVATSVVVNSTISNADHPKQLVFHIVTNGVNYGAMQAWFLGNDFKGSTIDVQNIEDFSWLNASYAPIVKQLLDANSWAYYFGGGEHLNIEPKLRNPKYLSLLNHLRFYIPEIYPQLEKVVFLDDDVVVQKDLTPLFSLDLHGNVNGAVETCLEAFHRYYKYLNFSNSIISSNFDPQTCGWAFGMNVFDLIAWRKANVTARYHHWQEQNTDGTLWKLGTLPAGLLTFYGLTEPLDRRWHVLGLGYDLNIDNRLIESAAVIHFNGNMKPWLKFAIGRYKPLWERYINQSHPYLQDCLLS, encoded by the exons ATGCGGCGGCGGCCGGCCGAGTACCGGCGCCCAGTTCGAAGGAGGTTTTCGTTTTGGATCTGGGCGCTTCTTGGTTTGTTCGCTATTGCAGGCCTCGTTTTGTTTGTAGTTCATCATAATCAGCGCGAAGATCTGGTAGAAAAGCCGGCTTTG GAGAGAAATGCAAGAATTGAACAAGCTGCCCATAAGGATTGGAACTTTACCGAACAAGTATTAAGTGCTACCTCGTTTTCCCGGCAATTAGCTGAGCAAATGACACTTGCCAAGGCTTATGTCATTATTGCCAAAGAGCACAATAACCTTCACCTTGCTTGGGAGCTGAGCTCAAAAATCAGAAGCTGCCAGCTTTTGCTTTCCAAAGCTGCCATGAGGGGGGCGCCCATCACATTAGAGGAAGCAGAGCCAATAATTAAAAGCCTATCATCTCTCATTTTTAAGGCACAGGATGCCCATTATGACATTGCAACAACAATAATGACAATGAAATCTCATATTCAAGCCCTTGAAGAGCGTGCAAATGCAGCAACCGTTCAAAGCACGGTGTTTGGGCAACTGGCATCTGAAGCAATACCCAAGAGTCTTCATTGTGTAAATGTTAAACTCATAGCTGACTGGCTTAAAAAGCAATCTCTGCAAGAACTCGCAGATGACAAGAGAAACTCTCCTCGACTTACAGACAACAATCTATACCATTTCTGTATCTTTTCAGATAATGTAGTGGCTACCTCTGTAGTTGTGAATTCCACTATCTCCAATGCTGATCATCCCAAGCAATTGGTCTTCCATATTGTCACCAATGGAGTCAACTATGGAGCAATGCAGGCTTGGTTCCTTGGCAACGACTTCAAGGGGTCTACCATAGATGTGCAGAACATCGAGGATTTTTCTTGGTTAAATGCGTCATATGCCCCCATTGTGAAACAACTCCTTGATGCAAATTCATGGGCCTACTATTTTGGAGGAGGTGAACATTTAAACATTGAGCCGAAGCTGCGGAACCCAAAGTACCTGTCTTTGCTGAATCACCTTCGGTTTTACATTCCGGAGATCTATCCACAGCTAGAGAAGGTAGTTTTTCTCGATGATGATGTTGTGGTCCAGAAGGATCTGACGCCACTTTTTTCGTTGGATTTGCATGGAAATGTAAATGGAGCAGTGGAAACTTGTCTTGAAGCCTTTCATCGTTACTACAAGTATCTCAACTTCTCAAACTCAATTATCAGCTCGAATTTTGACCCACAAACATGTGGATGGGCATTTGGTATGAATGTCTTCGATTTGATTGCATGGAGGAAAGCAAACGTGACTGCCCGGTATCATCATTGGCAGGAGCAGAACACTGATGGGACACTCTGGAAGCTAGGCACCCTTCCCGCCGGCCTTCTAACGTTTTATGGTCTCACCGAGCCACTTGATCGGAGATGGCATGTGTTAGGGCTGGGATATGATTTGAACATCGACAACCGTTTGATTGAGAGTGCAGCAGTAATTCACTTCAACGGCAACATGAAGCCATGGCTAAAGTTTGCCATTGGCAGGTATAAGCCTCTATGGGAAAGGTACATAAATCAAAGCCACCCATATCTCCAAGATTGTCTCTTAAGTTAA